The genomic region CGCGGGCGGCGTGGGGTCCATCACCGCGCAACTGGCGCGCGCCCTGACCAGCCTCACCGTCATCGGTACGGCGTCGCGCCCCGAGAGCGTCGACTTCGCGCGCCGGATGGGCGCCCACCACGTGATCGACCACCGCAAGCCGCTGACACCGCAGCTGGCCGAAGTGGCGCCGCACGGCATCGACTTCGTCTTCAGCACCACGGCGACCGATCACAACCTGACCGCGTACGCCGAGGCGCTCACCCCCTTCGGCCGGATCCTCGCCATCGACGACTTCGACTCCCTGCCCATCGGAGTGCTCAAGGCGAAGAGCATCTCCTTCCACTGGGAGTTCATGTACACGCGGTCGATGTTCCGCACGGCCGACCTGAGCGCGCAGCACCACATCCTCACCCAGGTCGCCCGCCTGATCGACGCCGGCATCCTCACCACCACGGCCACCAACGACCTCGGCCCGATCAACGCCGCCAACCTCCGCGAGGCCCACCGCATCCAGGAGACCGGCGCCGCCATCGGAAAGACCACCCTCACCGGGTTCTGATCGACGTACGAGGTTCCGCGGGCGACAGGGCCTAGCCTGACCGCCCGCGGCATCAGCTCCGTAGAACACGCAGACCCACAGGCCGAAAGATGAAAGAGGACGTCATGCACTTCCGGCTCCTCGGCCCCCTCGAGCTGGTTTCCGAGCGCGGTGCCGTCGTGCTTCCAGGCGTCCTCTCCCGTGCGATCGTCGCGCGGCTGCTCCTGGCCCAGGGAGCGGTCGTGCAGCGTGACACGCTCATCGACGACCTGTGGGCGGAGCGCGAGGCGAAGGATCCGGTCAACGCCCTCCAGGTGCAGGTGACCAAACTCCGCGCGGCCTTCGCGGCGCAGGGCGAGGGCGAGCGTCTGCTGTCGCGTCACGGGGGATACCAGGTCGTCCTGAGACCGGAGGACGAACTCGACACGGTCCCCTTCGAGGCCTCGATCCGCCAGGGACACGACCACCTGAGGGCCGGTGCCCACCAGGACGCGGAAACAGCCTTGAGACAGGGGCTGTCGTTGTGGCGTGGGCGCCCT from Streptomyces sp. NBC_00878 harbors:
- a CDS encoding zinc-binding alcohol dehydrogenase family protein; amino-acid sequence: MPAVAYYKSLPIDDAESLVDVSLPTPKAGPRDVLVRVEAVAVNPVDYKLRQNVDPGGEPKVLGWDAAGTVVAVGDEVELFSVGDEVFYAGALDRPGANSRYHAVDERIVGRKPAKLSFAEAAALPLTSLTAWEGLFERLGLRTGALEQTGALLITAAAGGVGSITAQLARALTSLTVIGTASRPESVDFARRMGAHHVIDHRKPLTPQLAEVAPHGIDFVFSTTATDHNLTAYAEALTPFGRILAIDDFDSLPIGVLKAKSISFHWEFMYTRSMFRTADLSAQHHILTQVARLIDAGILTTTATNDLGPINAANLREAHRIQETGAAIGKTTLTGF